A region of Planococcus sp. MSAK28401 DNA encodes the following proteins:
- a CDS encoding amino acid ABC transporter ATP-binding protein, which translates to MISIKNLHKSFGELEVLKGIDLDVEKGQTIVVIGPSGSGKTTFLRCLNILEKPSDGTVEIGGLVADFSKPMSKKQIMAFRKQSAMVFQHYNLFPHMTALDNILEGPVTVQKKDKAQAKEKALALLDKVGLSDKADSYPHQLSGGQQQRVGIARALALEPKVMLFDEPTSALDPELVGEVLQVMKDLASEGMTMVVVTHEMRFAKGAADEVLFMDAGRVVERGTPAEVFNHPKEERTQRFLNLIQNTDTI; encoded by the coding sequence ATGATTTCAATTAAAAATTTGCATAAAAGCTTCGGCGAGCTGGAAGTGCTGAAAGGCATCGATCTTGACGTCGAAAAAGGACAGACCATCGTCGTCATCGGCCCTTCCGGTTCAGGAAAAACTACTTTTCTCCGATGCCTCAATATTTTGGAGAAACCAAGTGATGGGACTGTTGAAATCGGCGGACTTGTCGCTGATTTCTCGAAGCCGATGTCAAAAAAACAAATTATGGCATTCCGCAAACAATCTGCAATGGTATTCCAGCATTACAACTTGTTTCCGCATATGACTGCACTTGATAATATTTTGGAAGGGCCTGTCACCGTCCAGAAAAAAGACAAAGCACAGGCGAAAGAAAAGGCATTGGCGCTACTTGACAAAGTCGGCCTGTCTGATAAAGCCGATTCTTATCCACACCAATTATCAGGCGGCCAACAGCAGCGCGTCGGCATTGCCCGTGCGCTTGCACTCGAACCAAAAGTGATGTTGTTCGACGAACCGACTTCAGCGCTTGACCCGGAACTCGTCGGAGAAGTGCTGCAAGTAATGAAAGATCTTGCATCCGAAGGGATGACCATGGTGGTCGTGACCCACGAAATGCGCTTTGCTAAAGGCGCCGCAGACGAAGTGCTGTTCATGGATGCTGGACGCGTCGTCGAACGCGGCACACCAGCTGAAGTCTTCAATCATCCGAAAGAAGAACGGACACAGCGCTTTTTGAACCTGATTCAAAACACAGACACTATTTAA
- a CDS encoding glycine C-acetyltransferase — MSKKLDAFLEENLTELKDQGLYNEIDPVEGPNGAIIKIGGKDLINLSSNNYLGLATDEGLKKVAIEAIKKYGVGAGAVRTINGTLDLHVQLEEKLAEFKGTEAAISFQSGFNCNMAAISAVMDKNDAILSDQLNHASIIDGCRLSKAKIIAFKHSDMEDLRAKAKEATESGQYNKVMVITDGVFSMDGDIAKLPEIVEIAKEFDLITYVDDAHGSGVTGKGKGTVKHFGLEKEVDMQMGTLSKAVGVVGGYVAGKKQLIDWLRVRSRPFLFSTAVTPGDVAATTAAVQKIIDSTELHDKLWDNGDYLKKGLKELGFDIGDSATPITPCIIGDEKLTQQFSKRLFEEGVYAKSIVFPTVPRGTGRVRNMPTAAHTKEMLDEAIEIYAKVGKELNVIK, encoded by the coding sequence GTGTCGAAAAAATTAGATGCGTTTTTGGAAGAAAACTTAACAGAATTGAAAGACCAAGGCCTATACAATGAAATCGATCCGGTAGAAGGCCCGAACGGAGCGATTATTAAAATCGGCGGCAAGGACCTGATCAACTTGTCATCAAACAACTATTTGGGGCTTGCAACAGATGAAGGCTTGAAGAAAGTAGCGATCGAAGCGATCAAAAAATACGGAGTCGGCGCAGGCGCTGTCCGTACCATCAACGGAACGCTTGATCTTCACGTGCAATTGGAAGAAAAATTGGCCGAGTTCAAAGGAACAGAAGCGGCGATTTCATTCCAATCCGGCTTCAATTGCAATATGGCAGCGATTTCTGCGGTTATGGACAAAAACGATGCGATCCTGTCCGATCAATTGAACCATGCATCGATCATCGACGGCTGCCGCTTGTCGAAAGCGAAAATCATCGCGTTCAAACACTCTGATATGGAAGATCTTCGCGCGAAAGCGAAAGAAGCAACAGAATCCGGCCAATACAATAAAGTAATGGTCATCACAGACGGCGTCTTCTCGATGGACGGTGATATCGCGAAGCTTCCGGAAATCGTGGAAATCGCAAAAGAATTCGATTTGATCACTTACGTCGATGACGCGCACGGTTCAGGCGTTACTGGCAAAGGGAAAGGTACTGTGAAGCATTTCGGATTGGAAAAAGAAGTTGATATGCAGATGGGGACACTCTCGAAAGCAGTCGGCGTTGTCGGCGGCTATGTAGCCGGCAAGAAGCAATTGATTGACTGGCTGCGCGTACGCTCCCGCCCGTTCTTGTTCTCGACAGCAGTAACACCAGGAGACGTCGCAGCGACGACGGCCGCGGTCCAAAAGATCATCGATTCGACAGAACTTCACGACAAGCTTTGGGACAACGGTGATTATTTGAAGAAAGGCTTGAAAGAGCTTGGCTTCGATATCGGCGATTCCGCAACACCGATCACACCATGCATCATCGGCGACGAGAAATTGACACAGCAGTTCTCGAAACGCTTGTTCGAAGAAGGCGTCTACGCGAAATCAATCGTCTTCCCGACGGTTCCACGCGGCACTGGCCGTGTTCGCAACATGCCAACAGCGGCACATACGAAAGAAATGCTTGACGAAGCGATTGAAATCTACGCAAAAGTCGGCAAAGAACTGAATGTCATCAAGTAA
- a CDS encoding L-threonine 3-dehydrogenase, which yields MKRIMVTGALGQIGSELVGKLRETYGAENVLATDIRPSDNQDGPFEILDVTDAERMMNLARDFNADTMIHMAALLSATAEEKPLLAWNLNMGGLVNALEAARELDMQFFTPSSIGAFGPSTPKNDTPQDTLQRPTTMYGVNKVAGELLCDYYFTKFGVDTRGLRFPGLISNVAPPGGGTTDYAVDIYYQAIEKGSYTSYIAQGTRMDMMYMPDALQAIVDLMEADADKLVHRNAFNVTAMSFEPEEIAASIRKHMPDFKLNYDVDPARQAIAASWPDSIDASAAKDEWNFKTEYDLDAMTADMLEKLKQKLQQA from the coding sequence ATGAAACGAATCATGGTGACAGGGGCTTTAGGGCAAATCGGCTCGGAATTAGTGGGCAAATTGCGTGAAACTTATGGTGCGGAAAATGTATTGGCAACAGATATCCGGCCATCCGATAATCAGGACGGGCCTTTCGAAATTTTGGACGTGACGGACGCAGAACGCATGATGAATCTGGCACGTGATTTCAATGCTGATACGATGATCCATATGGCAGCACTACTGTCTGCGACTGCAGAAGAAAAGCCGCTCCTTGCATGGAACTTGAATATGGGCGGATTGGTCAATGCCCTTGAAGCAGCCCGTGAACTCGATATGCAATTTTTCACGCCAAGCTCGATCGGCGCATTCGGCCCTTCAACACCGAAAAACGACACGCCGCAAGACACGCTTCAACGGCCGACAACAATGTACGGTGTCAATAAAGTAGCAGGAGAATTGCTTTGCGATTATTACTTCACGAAATTTGGTGTCGATACCCGCGGCCTTCGTTTCCCTGGCTTGATCTCCAACGTGGCACCTCCGGGTGGCGGAACGACCGATTACGCTGTGGACATCTATTACCAGGCAATCGAAAAAGGCAGCTACACTTCCTATATTGCACAAGGCACCCGCATGGACATGATGTATATGCCGGATGCGCTTCAGGCAATCGTCGACTTGATGGAAGCTGACGCGGACAAGCTCGTTCACCGTAATGCATTCAACGTCACGGCGATGAGCTTTGAACCTGAAGAGATCGCGGCATCAATCCGCAAGCATATGCCGGACTTCAAATTGAACTATGACGTCGACCCGGCGCGCCAGGCAATCGCAGCCAGCTGGCCGGATAGTATCGATGCCAGTGCCGCAAAAGACGAATGGAACTTCAAAACCGAGTATGACTTGGATGCCATGACGGCAGACATGCTGGAAAAATTAAAGCAAAAACTACAGCAAGCATAA
- a CDS encoding M20 metallopeptidase family protein, with protein sequence MNLLKQTDSLIDSLQEEMVDIRRHLHMHPELSHQEVETPAYIAERLKEIGVEVRRGVGGRGVVGTIRGGKPGKTIAFRADFDALPIDDQKEVSYKSTIPGVMHACGHDGHTAGLLGFAKAMMAIKEDLPGTIVLIHQFGEELSPGGARAMIEDGCLDGVDLVFGAHLQSKMESGKVYLRDGYLQASEDAIKINVFGSGTHGAEPHTGIDPILAASHIMVALQSIVSRNADPLKELVVSIGKFHAGDADNVIPSKAVMEGTIRVFDPELRKLASERVRSIAENVAAAMGARAEVIVETGYDSLWNHPEAAEIVRTSARPVVGEDNVIDIAPIMPVEDFSYYTQAKPGAFFFIGAKMTDETLAYPHHHENFDFNEDAMNTTAKVFASIYFNAQQAESDSAE encoded by the coding sequence ATGAACTTATTAAAACAAACCGATAGCCTGATTGATTCCTTGCAAGAGGAAATGGTGGACATCCGCCGCCATCTCCATATGCACCCGGAACTGTCCCATCAGGAAGTGGAAACCCCTGCTTACATTGCAGAGCGACTGAAAGAAATCGGAGTCGAAGTGCGCCGGGGTGTTGGCGGTCGCGGAGTCGTCGGAACGATCCGAGGCGGCAAACCCGGCAAAACGATCGCTTTCCGCGCTGACTTTGACGCGCTTCCAATCGACGATCAAAAAGAGGTTTCTTATAAATCGACGATTCCAGGCGTCATGCACGCTTGCGGTCACGATGGCCACACTGCTGGCCTTCTCGGCTTTGCGAAAGCGATGATGGCGATCAAGGAAGACCTGCCTGGAACGATTGTGCTGATCCATCAATTCGGCGAAGAGCTGTCGCCGGGCGGGGCACGCGCGATGATCGAAGACGGCTGTCTCGATGGCGTCGACCTGGTGTTCGGCGCTCATCTCCAGAGCAAAATGGAATCCGGCAAGGTTTACCTTCGCGATGGTTACCTGCAAGCTTCTGAAGATGCCATCAAAATCAATGTCTTTGGCTCTGGAACCCATGGCGCGGAACCGCATACCGGCATCGACCCCATTCTTGCTGCGAGCCATATTATGGTCGCCCTGCAATCGATTGTCAGCCGAAATGCCGATCCGTTGAAAGAACTCGTCGTGTCGATCGGCAAATTTCATGCCGGAGACGCTGACAATGTCATCCCGAGCAAAGCCGTCATGGAAGGCACAATTCGCGTGTTCGACCCGGAACTGCGCAAGCTCGCCAGCGAACGTGTGCGTTCAATCGCAGAAAACGTCGCCGCTGCGATGGGCGCGCGTGCTGAAGTGATTGTCGAGACCGGTTACGATTCACTTTGGAACCACCCCGAAGCGGCAGAAATCGTCCGTACTTCCGCACGCCCCGTCGTCGGTGAAGACAACGTCATCGATATTGCCCCCATCATGCCGGTCGAGGATTTTTCTTATTATACACAAGCAAAACCTGGCGCTTTCTTTTTCATCGGCGCAAAAATGACTGACGAAACGCTCGCCTACCCGCATCATCACGAAAACTTTGATTTCAATGAAGACGCGATGAACACGACAGCGAAAGTGTTCGCTTCCATCTATTTCAACGCCCAGCAAGCAGAAAGCGATTCTGCCGAATAA
- a CDS encoding YfcC family protein, translating to MTTKPLKANKGGDKIPHTYAILFLIMIAAMVASYLIPAGQYEREEVDNRTVVIDNSFAEVEQSPVGFFELFKAIPTGMSEASNIIFYIFLVGGAFGIIRATGAIESGIAKVVDKLEAREKWLIPIIMILFSVLGATIGMSEEVIIFVPIGIAVARAIGFDAMTGTAMVSLGAASGFIGGMLNPFTVGIAQGIAELQIFSGIGFRFGAYIFFLSFAIWYVMRYAAKVKKDPTQSIIYEIEKRAKKSSTKDQAEALGEFNWRHGMVFVFLAVGLGINVYGVFEWGWYLTELAASFVIIGFAAGLVGNLGVNRMFDAFVDGMKLVVFGALIVGFARAILVIMEQGVIMDTMIHGLSSVISGLPNALTVIGMFFTQVVINFFIPSGSGQAATTMPIMTPLSDLLAIERQVAVLAYQYGDGITNSIIPTSASLMGYLAVAGIPYEKWVKFVWKLVLVWLAIALVALVIAVMIGVS from the coding sequence ATGACAACAAAACCGCTAAAAGCTAATAAAGGCGGAGATAAGATTCCCCATACATATGCGATTTTATTTTTGATCATGATTGCAGCGATGGTTGCCTCATATTTGATTCCAGCAGGTCAATACGAACGGGAGGAAGTGGACAATCGCACGGTCGTCATCGATAATTCCTTTGCAGAAGTGGAACAGAGCCCAGTCGGCTTCTTTGAATTGTTCAAAGCGATTCCTACAGGGATGTCTGAAGCGTCGAATATCATCTTCTACATCTTCTTGGTAGGCGGCGCGTTTGGGATTATCCGCGCAACAGGGGCGATCGAATCTGGAATCGCCAAAGTGGTCGATAAACTGGAAGCAAGGGAAAAATGGCTCATCCCGATTATCATGATTCTCTTTTCAGTCCTTGGGGCAACAATCGGAATGTCAGAAGAGGTCATCATTTTCGTGCCGATCGGAATTGCGGTAGCACGGGCCATCGGTTTTGATGCCATGACCGGGACGGCGATGGTATCGCTCGGTGCAGCATCCGGCTTCATCGGGGGCATGCTCAATCCGTTTACTGTCGGGATTGCACAAGGCATTGCCGAGCTGCAAATCTTCTCGGGCATCGGCTTCCGCTTCGGGGCGTATATCTTCTTCCTGAGCTTTGCAATTTGGTACGTCATGCGCTATGCGGCAAAAGTCAAAAAAGATCCGACGCAGAGTATCATCTACGAAATCGAGAAGCGTGCAAAGAAATCGTCGACAAAAGATCAAGCTGAGGCTCTCGGTGAGTTCAACTGGCGCCACGGGATGGTTTTCGTGTTCCTTGCAGTCGGGCTTGGCATCAATGTCTACGGAGTGTTCGAATGGGGCTGGTATTTGACTGAACTTGCTGCGTCCTTCGTCATCATCGGTTTTGCAGCCGGGCTTGTCGGAAATCTCGGTGTTAACCGCATGTTCGATGCGTTCGTCGACGGCATGAAATTGGTGGTCTTCGGTGCATTGATCGTTGGCTTTGCCCGTGCGATTTTGGTCATCATGGAGCAGGGAGTCATCATGGATACGATGATCCATGGCTTATCGAGCGTCATCAGCGGTTTGCCGAATGCATTGACTGTCATCGGCATGTTCTTTACACAAGTCGTCATCAATTTCTTCATCCCTTCCGGAAGCGGGCAGGCGGCGACAACGATGCCGATCATGACGCCTTTATCGGATTTATTGGCAATCGAGCGCCAAGTGGCGGTTCTTGCGTATCAATACGGGGACGGCATCACCAATTCAATCATTCCGACATCTGCTTCTTTAATGGGATATTTAGCAGTGGCTGGAATTCCTTATGAAAAATGGGTGAAGTTCGTCTGGAAATTGGTCCTCGTTTGGTTAGCGATTGCGCTTGTCGCACTTGTGATTGCTGTCATGATCGGTGTTTCCTGA
- a CDS encoding MarR family winged helix-turn-helix transcriptional regulator — MSQELFTAYSKFSEAILEVNVYVADVFANHEELKAYSPQQLQTLRIIKKNPAISQSEIADIQGVFKTAISNRIRKLEQDGLIAILTNQDLRKKAISITQKGAELLVISETVIFENLNDLLGERFTGDEIIKFTSQLDEIVNCLKMEKDGDKQ; from the coding sequence ATGTCTCAGGAATTATTCACGGCTTACTCGAAATTCAGTGAAGCTATTTTGGAAGTGAATGTCTATGTAGCGGATGTATTCGCTAATCATGAAGAGTTAAAAGCCTATTCTCCACAACAATTGCAGACTTTGCGGATCATCAAAAAAAATCCAGCCATTTCCCAAAGTGAAATCGCGGATATTCAAGGGGTCTTTAAAACAGCCATCTCCAACCGAATCAGGAAATTGGAGCAAGATGGCTTAATTGCCATCTTGACCAATCAGGATTTACGGAAAAAAGCCATTTCAATTACTCAAAAGGGAGCGGAACTATTGGTGATAAGCGAGACAGTCATTTTTGAAAATCTAAATGATTTGCTGGGTGAACGCTTTACAGGCGATGAAATCATAAAGTTCACTAGCCAATTGGATGAAATCGTCAATTGCTTGAAAATGGAAAAGGATGGCGACAAACAATGA
- a CDS encoding mandelate racemase/muconate lactonizing enzyme family protein: MKIIQARLHAVRFPLHEPFIISYATYPDMPSLILELETDNGLVGYGEAVPDEHVTGEYFTASYEVLKGLFLPAVIGMNPFDIEAIHHKMNGILAGNPAAKAAVDIACYDLMGKASGQPVYNLLGGQSKEHLSYPRVLSIESPDIMAEKAKQAVEAGYGSLKLKVGAGNAQLDVERILAVRNEVGPEMPIRVDVNQGWKSVGTAVSAIRQLEMAGLSWVEQPIRMGDIRGLAEVRQKTAVPIMADETVQSMEDLLEIIRLDAADVINIKLMKCGGIFHAVQMAKTAEAAGMLCQIGSMVESSVASSAGYHAAMARINIESTELTGPLLFSEEIGDLKYEHPHVLLSGKPGLGIEVDPEQLKKLTVTSCTVGGDPA; encoded by the coding sequence ATGAAAATCATTCAAGCACGATTGCATGCAGTGCGCTTTCCATTGCATGAACCATTTATCATTTCCTATGCGACCTATCCGGATATGCCGTCTTTGATTCTTGAACTGGAAACGGATAACGGCTTGGTCGGTTACGGGGAAGCGGTGCCTGATGAACATGTGACGGGGGAGTATTTTACGGCGAGCTACGAAGTGCTGAAGGGATTGTTCCTGCCGGCTGTGATTGGCATGAACCCATTCGATATTGAAGCAATCCATCATAAAATGAACGGAATTTTGGCAGGCAATCCGGCAGCGAAAGCCGCGGTCGATATCGCTTGTTACGACTTGATGGGAAAGGCTTCGGGACAACCGGTCTATAATTTACTTGGCGGGCAGTCGAAAGAGCATTTGTCTTATCCGCGCGTCTTGAGCATCGAGTCGCCTGACATCATGGCAGAAAAAGCGAAACAGGCCGTAGAAGCGGGTTACGGATCGTTGAAATTGAAAGTCGGGGCAGGCAATGCACAATTGGACGTGGAACGTATTTTAGCGGTACGGAACGAAGTAGGCCCGGAAATGCCAATCCGTGTCGACGTCAATCAAGGATGGAAATCGGTCGGGACAGCCGTTTCGGCGATCCGTCAGCTGGAAATGGCTGGACTCAGCTGGGTTGAGCAGCCGATCCGCATGGGCGACATACGGGGCTTGGCTGAAGTCCGCCAGAAAACAGCCGTGCCGATCATGGCGGATGAAACTGTGCAGTCGATGGAAGATTTGCTTGAAATCATCCGTCTCGATGCAGCGGATGTCATCAATATCAAATTGATGAAATGCGGCGGCATTTTCCATGCGGTGCAAATGGCGAAAACGGCAGAAGCGGCGGGCATGCTGTGCCAGATCGGTTCGATGGTGGAATCATCGGTCGCTTCAAGTGCCGGATATCACGCGGCGATGGCGCGGATCAATATCGAAAGCACAGAACTGACAGGGCCGCTGTTATTCAGTGAAGAAATCGGCGACTTGAAATACGAGCATCCGCATGTGCTCTTGAGCGGCAAGCCAGGGCTTGGCATTGAAGTCGATCCGGAGCAGCTGAAAAAATTGACGGTCACATCTTGTACAGTAGGAGGCGATCCTGCATGA
- a CDS encoding amino acid ABC transporter substrate-binding protein, which yields MKKQWAFLPIGAAALFLAACGSSDSTDNSENTDSGSSTEGETDLLAEIQEEGTLVIGTEGTYPPFTFHDDSGELTGFDVEIAREVADRLGVEAEFLETQWDAMFAGLDAERFDMVANQVGINEERQESYDFSDPYITSTAVLVVAEDNEEIQSFDDLEGKLSAQSLTSNYAETATSFGAELEGVEGFNQAIELLVSGRVDATVNDNLTVLDFQNQRPDAGIKIVDKSDDAAQSALLFRKGNETFVEAANEALAEMIQDGTYEEISNKWFGENVLE from the coding sequence ATGAAGAAGCAATGGGCATTTCTGCCGATCGGTGCAGCTGCATTATTCTTAGCAGCTTGCGGATCTTCCGATAGCACAGACAACTCAGAAAACACAGACTCAGGCAGCAGCACAGAAGGCGAAACGGACTTGCTCGCCGAAATCCAGGAAGAAGGAACTTTGGTCATCGGCACTGAAGGCACATACCCTCCTTTCACATTCCATGACGACAGCGGAGAATTGACAGGCTTTGACGTGGAAATCGCCCGTGAAGTCGCAGACCGTCTCGGTGTCGAAGCTGAATTCCTTGAAACGCAATGGGATGCAATGTTCGCAGGCCTCGATGCTGAGCGTTTTGATATGGTCGCCAACCAAGTCGGCATTAATGAAGAACGCCAGGAAAGCTACGATTTCTCAGATCCATACATCACTTCGACAGCAGTTCTCGTCGTAGCTGAAGATAATGAGGAAATCCAAAGCTTTGACGATTTGGAAGGCAAGCTCTCTGCACAATCATTGACAAGCAATTACGCCGAAACAGCTACTTCGTTTGGCGCAGAGCTTGAAGGCGTCGAAGGCTTTAACCAAGCAATCGAATTATTGGTATCAGGACGTGTCGATGCGACAGTCAATGACAATTTGACGGTCCTTGACTTCCAGAACCAACGTCCGGATGCCGGCATTAAAATCGTCGATAAATCTGACGATGCGGCGCAAAGCGCGTTATTGTTTAGAAAAGGCAACGAAACATTCGTTGAAGCAGCAAATGAGGCGCTTGCTGAAATGATCCAAGACGGCACATACGAAGAAATCTCCAATAAGTGGTTCGGCGAAAATGTACTTGAATAG
- a CDS encoding amino acid ABC transporter permease, translating to MYLNSIFSNPERLERLGDIAQSSFLPLIEAAVQFTLPLSVISFIIGLFLAVVTALARISTVRIFQWIARVYVSIIRGTPLLVQLFILFYGLPTVGVTIDPFPAAVIGFSLNVGAYASEVIRAAILSIPKGQWEAADTIGMSYSQTLRRVILPQASRVSVPPLSNTFISLVKDTSLAALILVTEMFRVAQQIAATNYEFLLLYGQAALIYWIICFLLSLVQGRLENRFDRYVSR from the coding sequence ATGTACTTGAATAGTATTTTCTCAAACCCTGAACGGTTGGAGCGGCTCGGCGACATCGCCCAGTCCTCCTTCTTGCCTTTGATCGAAGCGGCTGTGCAATTCACTTTGCCGCTTTCGGTCATTTCTTTTATCATTGGGCTATTCCTGGCGGTCGTCACTGCGCTTGCCCGCATTTCCACTGTCCGGATTTTTCAATGGATTGCGCGCGTCTACGTCTCGATCATCCGTGGCACGCCACTGCTCGTCCAATTGTTTATCCTGTTTTACGGTTTGCCGACGGTTGGTGTCACGATTGATCCCTTCCCGGCTGCAGTTATCGGATTCTCCTTGAATGTCGGCGCCTATGCCTCTGAGGTCATCCGTGCAGCAATCCTATCGATCCCGAAAGGCCAATGGGAAGCAGCCGATACGATCGGCATGTCTTATTCCCAAACCTTGCGCCGCGTGATTTTGCCTCAAGCTTCACGCGTCTCGGTGCCGCCGCTATCCAATACGTTCATCAGCCTGGTCAAAGACACTTCTCTTGCTGCGTTGATCTTAGTGACAGAAATGTTCCGTGTCGCCCAGCAGATCGCTGCGACCAATTACGAGTTCCTGCTTCTTTATGGGCAGGCGGCATTGATCTACTGGATCATTTGCTTCTTGCTGTCACTCGTCCAAGGACGCTTGGAAAACCGTTTTGACCGCTATGTTTCCCGTTAA
- a CDS encoding YhgE/Pip family protein — protein sequence MIHELKTVFSKKMLIISLIAVMFLPVIYSASFLTSMWDPYGKTEDLPVAVVNEDQAAELEGESIRIGEEIVDELKGNEDFEWHFVGSDEAHAGVVKGDYYASITLPKDFSSNASSLLTEEPREMALNVETNPGYSYSGKSIADQSILAVETAVASEVRELYTEKVFETVNDMNDGYKEASSGAGELADGAEQLAESAGQVGDGMETLAGQSPSPLAAELAKLTEGNKQISQGIDELGSGSASLSEELSAASEEISAYAFETANAQIVSEPVTVNKEMVTEVENYGQSFAPYIIALSLYVGAIAFSTIYPFRTRDQESTTLLSWWGSKLSVILAQGTFQAALLAVFILKVLDIPVENIGSFLLILFVISNTWMLILSFLVAAFDKVGNFLGILLLVLQLGASEGTFPIQLTNGFFQAVHPYSPMTYAIKALRESIFGFEGNVPFEQALWILAAILSGMILLLGAVYYYRFQKEMKTASELA from the coding sequence ATGATTCATGAACTGAAAACGGTTTTCTCGAAAAAAATGCTGATTATCTCATTAATCGCTGTTATGTTTTTGCCGGTTATCTACAGCGCTTCGTTCTTGACCTCTATGTGGGATCCATATGGAAAAACGGAGGATCTTCCGGTTGCGGTGGTCAATGAAGACCAAGCAGCTGAACTGGAAGGAGAAAGCATTCGAATCGGTGAAGAGATTGTGGACGAGCTAAAGGGCAATGAAGATTTTGAATGGCATTTCGTCGGAAGTGATGAAGCACATGCAGGCGTGGTCAAAGGGGATTACTATGCTTCCATTACATTGCCCAAGGACTTTTCGAGTAATGCATCCTCGCTTTTGACGGAAGAGCCGAGAGAAATGGCTTTGAATGTGGAGACCAATCCAGGCTATAGCTATTCCGGAAAATCAATTGCCGATCAAAGTATTTTGGCTGTGGAAACGGCAGTGGCATCCGAAGTCCGGGAATTATATACCGAAAAAGTATTTGAAACGGTAAACGACATGAATGACGGCTATAAAGAAGCCTCATCCGGGGCAGGGGAGTTAGCGGACGGGGCGGAGCAGCTTGCAGAATCGGCAGGGCAAGTAGGAGATGGCATGGAAACCCTTGCCGGCCAATCGCCCTCACCGCTCGCTGCAGAGCTGGCCAAATTGACAGAAGGCAACAAGCAGATAAGCCAAGGAATCGATGAATTGGGAAGTGGATCAGCGAGTTTGAGTGAAGAGTTGTCCGCAGCGTCGGAAGAAATTTCAGCTTACGCTTTTGAAACGGCAAATGCGCAAATCGTCAGTGAACCCGTGACGGTCAATAAAGAAATGGTCACGGAAGTCGAAAACTATGGCCAAAGTTTTGCTCCTTATATCATTGCGCTCAGTTTGTATGTCGGGGCGATCGCTTTTTCCACCATTTATCCTTTCCGGACACGCGACCAGGAATCGACCACACTGCTTAGTTGGTGGGGCAGTAAGCTGTCGGTCATCTTGGCGCAAGGAACGTTCCAAGCGGCTCTATTGGCAGTGTTTATCTTGAAAGTCCTGGATATTCCGGTTGAAAATATAGGGTCTTTCCTGCTGATTCTTTTTGTGATCTCGAACACATGGATGCTCATCTTGTCTTTTTTGGTCGCTGCATTCGATAAAGTAGGGAATTTCCTCGGGATCTTGCTGTTGGTGTTGCAGCTTGGTGCCAGTGAAGGAACGTTTCCTATTCAATTGACGAATGGCTTTTTCCAAGCTGTCCACCCGTATTCCCCAATGACTTATGCGATCAAAGCCTTGAGGGAGTCGATCTTCGGCTTTGAAGGAAATGTTCCGTTTGAACAAGCATTATGGATTCTTGCAGCTATTTTATCGGGGATGATTTTGCTGTTAGGAGCCGTCTATTACTACCGATTCCAAAAAGAAATGAAAACTGCATCTGAATTAGCATAA